The Apium graveolens cultivar Ventura chromosome 6, ASM990537v1, whole genome shotgun sequence genome contains a region encoding:
- the LOC141666970 gene encoding cyclin-D1-1-like isoform X2 encodes MIMSALSCTDDLFPDLLCCEDSEILSQDLPEYSSDVESPADIEESIARFIEDERKYVPRERTHAQSVDSSARQASVAWILKVQRYYGFQPLTAYLSVNYVDRFLYSHPLPESNGWPLQLLSVACLSLAAKMEEPLVPSLLDLQIEGAKFVFEPRTVTRMEFLVLGVLDWKLRSITPFTFLDFFANKLDSQGTFTAFLISTATDIILSNMQESSFLEYWPSCIAAATILHAANSIPNLSCITAGHAELWCEGLFKESIVSCYRLVQEIGIDTRLRKRSKALPQIRVMTRASKVSFGDSESSSSSTSSFKRRRLNNSLWVNDDKETSN; translated from the exons ATGATCATGTCAGCTTTATCATGCACCGACGACTTATTTCCCGACTTACTTTGTTGTGAGGACTCGGAAATATTGTCTCAAGACTTGCCGGAATATTCATCGGACGTAGAATCTCCGGCGGATATAGAGGAATCTATTGCAAGATTCATAGAAGATGAGAGAAAGTATGTTCCTAGAGAGAGAACTCATGCTCAGTCAGTTGACTCATCTGCTCGACAAGCATCAGTTGCATGGATTCTAaag GTGCAACGTTATTATGGTTTCCAGCCATTAACGGCATATCTTTCCGTCAATTACGTGGACCGTTTTCTCTATTCTCATCCATTGCCGGAG TCAAATGGGTGGCCGTTGCAACTTTTGTCTGTGGCTTGTTTGTCGTTAGCTGCTAAGATGGAGGAACCTCTGGTTCCCTCACTATTGGATCTTCAG ATTGAAGGTGCAAAATTTGTGTTTGAGCCTAGAACAGTCACAAGGATGGAGTTTCTTGTACTTGGTGTTCTTGATTGGAAGCTAAGATCCATTACTCCATTTACCTTTCTCGATTTCTTTGCTAACAAGCTTGATTCTCAAGGAACTTTCACTGCCTTCCTTATCTCTACGGCCACTGATATAATTCTATCGAATATGCAAG AGTCTAGTTTTTTGGAGTATTGGCCATCATGCATAGCTGCTGCCACTATTCTACATGCAGCCAACTCTATTCCAAACTTGTCTTGTATCACTGCTGGCCATGCTGAATTATGGTGTGAAGGACTTTTTAAA GAGAGTATTGTCAGTTGTTACCGACTAGTGCAAGAAATTGGGATTGATACTCGGCTTAGGAAGCGATCAAAAGCATTGCCACAGATCCGAGTCATGACACGGGCAAGTAAAGTGTCGTTTGGTGACTCGGAATCCTCATCTTCATCAACATCATCTTTTAAAAGAAGGAGACTGAATAACAGTTTGTGGGTAAATGATGACAAGGAGACATCTAATTAA
- the LOC141666970 gene encoding cyclin-D1-1-like isoform X1, whose product MIMSALSCTDDLFPDLLCCEDSEILSQDLPEYSSDVESPADIEESIARFIEDERKYVPRERTHAQSVDSSARQASVAWILKVQRYYGFQPLTAYLSVNYVDRFLYSHPLPEQSNGWPLQLLSVACLSLAAKMEEPLVPSLLDLQIEGAKFVFEPRTVTRMEFLVLGVLDWKLRSITPFTFLDFFANKLDSQGTFTAFLISTATDIILSNMQESSFLEYWPSCIAAATILHAANSIPNLSCITAGHAELWCEGLFKESIVSCYRLVQEIGIDTRLRKRSKALPQIRVMTRASKVSFGDSESSSSSTSSFKRRRLNNSLWVNDDKETSN is encoded by the exons ATGATCATGTCAGCTTTATCATGCACCGACGACTTATTTCCCGACTTACTTTGTTGTGAGGACTCGGAAATATTGTCTCAAGACTTGCCGGAATATTCATCGGACGTAGAATCTCCGGCGGATATAGAGGAATCTATTGCAAGATTCATAGAAGATGAGAGAAAGTATGTTCCTAGAGAGAGAACTCATGCTCAGTCAGTTGACTCATCTGCTCGACAAGCATCAGTTGCATGGATTCTAaag GTGCAACGTTATTATGGTTTCCAGCCATTAACGGCATATCTTTCCGTCAATTACGTGGACCGTTTTCTCTATTCTCATCCATTGCCGGAG CAGTCAAATGGGTGGCCGTTGCAACTTTTGTCTGTGGCTTGTTTGTCGTTAGCTGCTAAGATGGAGGAACCTCTGGTTCCCTCACTATTGGATCTTCAG ATTGAAGGTGCAAAATTTGTGTTTGAGCCTAGAACAGTCACAAGGATGGAGTTTCTTGTACTTGGTGTTCTTGATTGGAAGCTAAGATCCATTACTCCATTTACCTTTCTCGATTTCTTTGCTAACAAGCTTGATTCTCAAGGAACTTTCACTGCCTTCCTTATCTCTACGGCCACTGATATAATTCTATCGAATATGCAAG AGTCTAGTTTTTTGGAGTATTGGCCATCATGCATAGCTGCTGCCACTATTCTACATGCAGCCAACTCTATTCCAAACTTGTCTTGTATCACTGCTGGCCATGCTGAATTATGGTGTGAAGGACTTTTTAAA GAGAGTATTGTCAGTTGTTACCGACTAGTGCAAGAAATTGGGATTGATACTCGGCTTAGGAAGCGATCAAAAGCATTGCCACAGATCCGAGTCATGACACGGGCAAGTAAAGTGTCGTTTGGTGACTCGGAATCCTCATCTTCATCAACATCATCTTTTAAAAGAAGGAGACTGAATAACAGTTTGTGGGTAAATGATGACAAGGAGACATCTAATTAA
- the LOC141664212 gene encoding wall-associated receptor kinase-like 10: protein MRVKYPITTDCTNTSNDTPDVFLPDRFAFSYTENRFIAMGCDNLGLLRSRSPVYEDEFTVYGDEFTAAGCVSLCNTSSLKNDNRCFGESCCKTSFEPNLQHIRPSLYPSGSSQASARCRGPRYGFIVEHEWFKGLDDIYSVQTMKTVPVVLNINAYYICGLNAIWNERSCSCKEGYEGNPYLPEGCQDINECLRGKLTCLYKCTNTPGSYTCSCGDGWVFTDDRQLSCSKIGGFQQVKKPAIIVIATGAGLGTMLATAWWLYKVIRRRKIRKLGQKFFKRNGGLLLHQRVSSREGNVETTKLFTSKELEKATDQYNVNRIIGQGGLGTVYKGMLTDGRIVAVKKSKIEDESKLEHFINEVVILSQINHRNIVKLYGCCLETEVPLLVYEFIPNGTLMQYIHEQNEYFPLTWDARIRVATEVAGALYYLHSAASVPIYHRDIKSSNILLDDKYKAKVADFGTSRSISIDQTHLTTRVQGTFGYLDPEYFRSSQFTDKSDVYSFGVVLVELLTGQKPILAARLDDEARSLVTLFLLAMEENRILDILDSQIKEGRGEGMVAFANIAYRCLNLNGRRRPTMKQVVAELESIRNTNEPHSAQQHYEADECRINELNGSWDSDVTSTSTSSTVHHSLILDIDPVTTN, encoded by the exons ATGCGCGTCAAGTATCCAATAACCACGGATTGTACGAATACAAGTAATGATACTCCAGATGTTTTTTTACCAGACCGCTTTGCATTCTCATACACTGAAAATCGATTCATTGCCATGGGTTGCGACAATCTTGGTTTATTAAGATCCAGATCCCCAGTGTACGAGGATGAGTTCACTGTGTATGGGGATGAGTTTACTGCTGCAGGCTGCGTATCATTGTGCAATACCTCTTCACTAAAAAATGACAATAGATGTTTTGGGGAAAGTTGCTGCAAAACAAGTTTTGAGCCAAATTTGCAGCACATCCGGCCATCGTTATATCCTAGCGGTTCCAGTCAAGCATCAGCAAGATGCAGGGGGCCGAG GTATGGATTCATTGTTGAACATGAATGGTTTAAAGGTTTGGACGACATCTATAGTGTGCAAACTATGAAAACTGTTCCAGTTGTGCTAAATATAAATGCATATTATATATGTGGCCTGAACGCAATTTGGAATGAGCGCTCATGCTCTTGTAAGGAAGGATACGAAGGAAATCCTTATTTGCCGGAAGGATGTCAAG ATATCAATGAGTGTTTAAGAGGAAAGCTCACTTGTCTGTACAAATGTACCAATACACCAGGAAGCTACACTTGCTCATGTGGAGATGGGTGGGTCTTTACAGATGACCGCCAACTCTCTTGCTCGAAGATAGGTGGTTTTCAGCAGGTCAAGAAACCTGCAATCATAGTAATAG CCACTGGTGCAGGTCTAGGGACGATGTTGGCCACTGCGTGGTGGTTGTACAAAGTAATAAGACGAAGAAAAATACGTAAACTTGGGCAGAAGTTCTTTAAAAGAAATGGCGGTCTGCTATTACATCAACGAGTATCTTCTAGAGAAGGCAACGTGGAGACAACCAAATTGTTTACTTCAAAGGAGTTGGAGAAGGCAACTGACCAGTATAATGTAAACCGAATCATTGGACAAGGAGGATTAGGTACTGTCTATAAAGGAATGTTGACAGATGGCAGAATAGTAGCAGTGAAAAAATCCAAGATAGAAGATGAAAGCAAACTCGAACATTTTATTAATGAGGTTGTAATTTTATCACAAATTAACCACAGAAACATAGTAAAGCTATATGGATGCTGCTTGGAGACCGAGGTCCCTTTACTGGTTTACGAGTTCATCCCTAATGGAACACTTATGCAGTACATCCATGAGCAAAATGAATACTTTCCACTTACATGGGATGCTCGCATACGTGTGGCCACGGAAGTTGCAGGAGCTCTATACTATTTACACTCTGCTGCATCAGTGCCAATATATCATCGAGATATTAAATCATCAAATATACTTTTGGATGACAAGTACAAAGCAAAAGTGGCAGACTTCGGAACATCAAGATCAATTTCAATTGACCAAACTCACCTGACTACAAGAGTACAAGGTACATTCGGTTATTTGGATCCTGAATACTTCCGCTCAAGTCAATTTACAGATAAAAGCGATGTTTATAGCTTTGGGGTTGTCCTTGTGGAGCTTTTGACAGGACAGAAACCAATCTTGGCAGCTAGACTTGACGATGAAGCACGAAGTTTAGTAACACTTTTTTTATTGGCAATGGAAGAAAATCGCATATTAGATATTCTTGATTCACAGATTAAGGAGGGTAGAGGGGAAGGTATGGTAGCATTTGCTAACATTGCATACAGATGCTTGAACTTGAACGGGAGGAGAAGGCCAACAATGAAACAAGTTGTAGCTGAGCTAGAGAGTATTAGAAATACAAATGAACCACATTCTGCTCAACAACACTATGAAGCAGATGAATGTAGAATAAATGAACTAAATGGGTCCTGGGATTCGGATGTTACTTCAACTTCGACGAGTTCCACCGTACATCACAGTCTTATTCTTGATATAGACCCCGTTACGACAAATTAG